In Stomoxys calcitrans chromosome 2, idStoCalc2.1, whole genome shotgun sequence, the following proteins share a genomic window:
- the LOC106086080 gene encoding sarcotoxin-1D-like → MKLINIVIFVALLLAVFAGQGEAGWLKKFGKKIERVGKHTRDASIKAIAIAQQAANVVATLKG, encoded by the exons ATGAAATTGATTAATATTGTAATTTTTGTGGCCTTGCTCTTGGCTGTATTCGCAGGTCAAGGTGAAGCTGGATGGCTTAAAAagtttggcaaaaaaatt GAACGTGTGGGTAAACATACTCGGGATGCCTCCATTAAAGCGATCGCTATCGCCCAACAAGCGGCTAATGTTGTTGCAACATTAAAAGGATAG
- the LOC106086100 gene encoding small ribosomal subunit protein eS7 yields the protein MIGSKIIKPGGAEPDDFEKSIAQALVELEANSDLKPYLRDLHITRAREIEFGTKKAVIIYVPIPQQKVFQKIQIILVRELEKKFSGKHVVVVGERKILPKPTRKARNPLKQKRPRSRTLTAVYDAILEDLVFPAEIVGKRIRVKLDGSQLIKVHLDKNQQTTIEHKVDTFTSVYKKLTGRDVTFEFPDNYLTM from the exons ATGATTGGCTCCAAGATTATCAAGCCCGGTGGCGCTGAGCCCGATGACTTTGAGAAATCTATTGCTCAAGCTCTTGTTGAGCTCGAGGCCAACAGTGACCTCAAGCCATACTTGAGAGATTTGCACATTACACGTGCCCGTGAAATTGAATTTGGCACCAAGAAG GCTGTCATCATCTATGTTCCCATTCCCCAACAGAAGGTTTTCCAAAAGATCCAAATCATTTTGGTCCGTGAATTGGAGAAGAAATTCTCCGGCAAACACGTCGTTGTTGTTGGTGAACGCAAAATTTTGCCTAAGCCCACCCGCAAGGCCAGAAACCCTTTGAAACAAAAGCGTCCACGTTCCCGCACTTTGACTGCTGTCTACGATGCCATCTTGGAGGATTTGGTCTTCCCTGCTGAAATCGTTGGCAAGCGTATCCGCGTCAAGTTGGATGGCTCCCAATTGATTAAGGTGCACTTGGACAAGAACCAACAAACCACCATTGAACACAAA GTTGACACCTTCACCTCGGTCTACAAGAAACTTACTGGCCGCGATGTCACCTTCGAATTCCCCGACAACTATTTGACCATGTAA